TCCGAGAGCTATGCAACACCGATTAGCCATGCCCAAGAGTAATGTAGTGACTCAACATGCTTATGAATCCCAACCCTTTCCCAGGGTAGATCTGAGCCTGCGGCGAAGGTCTGGAGGAAGTCATGTTGGGTTACGGCCGATTCTCATACTGCGGCGGCCGGCTGAGGAGGCGGTGGGTGTTAGTAGtcggtagtatatatatgtcaAGAGTACAGTATGCTGGATGGACAAAGCACCATCCCGTAGCTTAGATTTACAAAAGAGCAGCGCCTTAAGCTGAATCAAGCTGATGCTTTGGAACACTGAACACTGTCAAAGAAGAGTTGCGATAGtcaggaggagagaagcCGTGGGGGGAAGGCGATGAACGCATAGGATCGATCATGTGAGAGGGGGGAATGACGGGGCCGGCACGTGGGCGGTGTGGCCGGTTTGTTTACGTTTTCCGTTTTGAGAATCCCGCATCAACATCGGTAAATACTCcaacctcgacctccttATCCGACATCCCCCACAGTCGCCGCCAATTTTGTCGCCTTATGTTGATCAATTAATCTGTGATTTTGCGGCATCATTGCTCACTGCATTGAAGCGACACGATACCTGTTACTCTTTTTTCTATAGTCCACTATGGCCGGCCCACAACGGCCTGCCTCTGGGCTGCCAACAAGACGTACGACAACTACAGCTACACGCCCAGCAACACGCCCATCGACGCGACGAGCGGGGTCAACGGTGCCCTCTTCGACCAGAGCCAACTCTCCAGCAGTTACTGCGAAAGCGCCCCCTAGTAGCTCGCGCGCGGTGAAATCGCCGACCgaatcatccaccaccagtcTTATTGCGAAGCGCAAAGAAAGAGACTATGAACGTGAAATCAACGAAGACACCAGTATCCACGTTGTGGTAAGATGCCGCGGCCGCAATGACAGGGAGATCCAGGAAAAGAGCGGAGTCGTCGTCTCAACTCCTGAAGGAGTAAAAGGCAAATGCGTTGAATTATCCATGGGCCCAAATGCCTTGTCCAACAAAGCCTACACATTTGACAAGGTCTTCTCAGCAGCTGCCGATCAGGTGACTGTGTATGAAGATGTTGTGTTACCTATTGTTAACGAAATGCTTGCTGGATACAATTGCACAATCTTCGCTTACGGACAGACGGGAACCGGAAAGACTTACACAATGTCAGGCGACATGACGGATACCCTGGGCATACTATCAGACAATGCTGGTATTATCCCGCGTGTGCTCTACTCACTCTTCCACAAGCTCCAAGAAACAGAGAGCACGGTGAAGTGTTCCTTCATCGAACTATACAATGAAGAGCTTCGCGATCTGCTAGCGTACGAGGATAACTCGAAACTCAAAATCTATGAAAACGAGTCGAAGAAGGGCCATGGAAGCACGCTTGTTCAGGGTATGGAGGAAACATTTATCGACTCAGCGTCAGCTGGAATAAAGCTGCTCCAGGAGGGAAGTCACAAGCGGCAAGTAGCAGCAACAAAATGCAACGACCTGAGTTCCCGGAGTCACACTGTCTTCACTATCACCGTCCTTACGAAACGAATTACAGAGTCCGGCGACGAGCATATCAGCCACGGAAAGCTGAATCTGGTCGATTTGGCTGGTAGTGAGAATATCCAGCGCAGCGGCGCTGAAAACAAGCGTGCGACCGAAGCTGGTCTAATCAACAAGAGTTTGCTCACTTTGGGTCGTGTGATCAACGCCTTGGTCGACAAGAGCCCCCATATCCCATACCGGGAATCCAAGCTTACCCGCCTGCTGCAAGACTCTCTCGGAGGACGTACAAAGACATGCATCATTGCTACGGTCTCACCTTCCCGCAGTAACCTGGAGGAAACTATTTCCACACTGGATTATGCATTCAGAGCGAAGAATATTCGCAACAAGCCACAGATCAACTCAACgatgccgaagaagacgctcATTCGTGAATTCACAGCAGAGATTGAAAAGTTGAAGGGAGAGCTTATTGCTACGCGACACCGAAATGGCGTGTATATGAGCGTCGATTCCTGGGAAGAGATGCATATGGAGAGCGAATCACGAAGGATCGTCAATGAGGAACAGCGTGCAAAGATTGAGTCCATGGAATCGAGCTTGCGACACAAGGTTCAGGAGCTTTTCACGCTCACCAGCAATTTCAATGATCTGAAGAAGGACAATGAAGAAACACGTGCTGCTCTTGCTAATACCAATGATGTGCTCGAGCAAACTGAGATTGTTCTCAAGGACACCAAAGCTCagcttgaggaagaggaaatgctGCGCAAAGCGCATGAGGAGACAGAAACAAAACTTCGCGATATCGGCGCAGGTCTTCTATCTACTTTGGATACGACGGTGGAAGACATCAGTGGCCTGCACGCCAAGATACAACGCAAGACTGACCTGGATGCCACCAACAAGCGGGCCTGGCAGGTGTCTACTGCGGAAGTGTCCAATGTCACTACGGTGATTGATTCCAAGGTTGAGGCGTTCCAGGAGCAACATTCCGAGCTTGTGGAGGCTATGTCCGAAAAGATTAACGAGTTTGTCACACGTGAACTCGGCAATATCGAATCGAACCAATCGCAATTGCTTCAGTCTGCAGGTCTCTTCGATAAGGCGGAACGTGAGGCGAATTCTCAGACCACGGGCGCCC
The window above is part of the Aspergillus luchuensis IFO 4308 DNA, chromosome 8, nearly complete sequence genome. Proteins encoded here:
- the CIN8 gene encoding putative kinesin family protein (BimC) (COG:Z;~EggNog:ENOG410PFMI;~InterPro:IPR019821,IPR036961,IPR027417,IPR001752, IPR025901;~PFAM:PF16796,PF00225;~go_function: GO:0003777 - microtubule motor activity [Evidence IEA];~go_function: GO:0005524 - ATP binding [Evidence IEA];~go_function: GO:0008017 - microtubule binding [Evidence IEA];~go_process: GO:0007018 - microtubule-based movement [Evidence IEA]), producing MAGPQRPASGLPTRRTTTTATRPATRPSTRRAGSTVPSSTRANSPAVTAKAPPSSSRAVKSPTESSTTSLIAKRKERDYEREINEDTSIHVVVRCRGRNDREIQEKSGVVVSTPEGVKGKCVELSMGPNALSNKAYTFDKVFSAAADQVTVYEDVVLPIVNEMLAGYNCTIFAYGQTGTGKTYTMSGDMTDTLGILSDNAGIIPRVLYSLFHKLQETESTVKCSFIELYNEELRDLLAYEDNSKLKIYENESKKGHGSTLVQGMEETFIDSASAGIKLLQEGSHKRQVAATKCNDLSSRSHTVFTITVLTKRITESGDEHISHGKLNLVDLAGSENIQRSGAENKRATEAGLINKSLLTLGRVINALVDKSPHIPYRESKLTRLLQDSLGGRTKTCIIATVSPSRSNLEETISTLDYAFRAKNIRNKPQINSTMPKKTLIREFTAEIEKLKGELIATRHRNGVYMSVDSWEEMHMESESRRIVNEEQRAKIESMESSLRHKVQELFTLTSNFNDLKKDNEETRAALANTNDVLEQTEIVLKDTKAQLEEEEMLRKAHEETETKLRDIGAGLLSTLDTTVEDISGLHAKIQRKTDLDATNKRAWQVSTAEVSNVTTVIDSKVEAFQEQHSELVEAMSEKINEFVTRELGNIESNQSQLLQSAGLFDKAEREANSQTTGAHDEMNEVLEEIKDLREEVKRKVGEGLNGLSAAAARISKEVIGEFSEFHAQLHSSYSALGKDLKTVFEDMVTHLNGQKAEINKLRLELQEANTKAVEANRRASSHLAQTLEEESANAEAERDLLMSQMKALIEESRQRQFGRLKGRVETMRTDLTSSGDFLEHATAQYDRHVDEWVFKSEQFAKDVTASKDDIRSRMQSDWEVFDQRNASIQKVTESVHEETVRIVDAQVNNMSKQMEALDDFVAKARSQNGRYRDAHLSSLQNMSSNVHQSYDSVNTQFTELGGRLSELQEGAIQQQLNLQESTMPLSDEVRKPLTDLRENIRNRAFEEYVSTGVTPRKRAYDYPSDLPRTEGHDCLKTRMRTSRQFTALPFSGEDQLPTLDSSPGTPPSKGFVFNDTSDEVGSLPPKTAVTPSNTGLREVDANVVKPRASSAGDRKSSTAGTETPRTAMDLTPETEDTDQPPAKRRCSNLTSTDSKLSQKKLTRKMAGMLEGPENVPPPSSARRLRNQPFN